In Rhodococcus sp. OK302, one genomic interval encodes:
- a CDS encoding TetR/AcrR family transcriptional regulator, which produces MERRRTQAERTAESRRRLIDAAIELLATRGYARTSLAAIGETAGVSRGLVTHHFGSKEQCIVEVVRHIRLLIEADLLKPRELRGMEAIENLIRTYLKETWPESYAARALLVVIVEALTAGPDLLHAVSENNVAIRTMIVNSLEEAVELGQIPQVSDPESAAVVVSGILRGVLIQVLLDPEHVDRETAIKASIELTRAALVNS; this is translated from the coding sequence ATGGAAAGACGAAGGACACAAGCCGAACGGACAGCGGAGTCACGGCGCCGGTTGATTGATGCCGCCATCGAACTGTTGGCCACTCGCGGTTATGCACGGACCAGCCTTGCCGCGATCGGAGAGACTGCGGGAGTCAGCCGCGGATTGGTCACCCACCACTTCGGGTCCAAAGAGCAGTGCATCGTCGAAGTCGTTAGACACATCCGTCTGTTAATCGAGGCCGATCTCCTCAAACCCCGCGAATTACGGGGCATGGAGGCAATCGAGAACCTCATCCGAACGTACCTAAAGGAAACGTGGCCGGAGTCGTATGCCGCGCGGGCGTTATTGGTCGTGATCGTTGAGGCTCTGACCGCGGGTCCAGATCTGCTGCACGCTGTCTCTGAAAACAACGTCGCCATCCGGACGATGATCGTCAACTCGCTGGAAGAGGCGGTCGAACTCGGCCAAATACCTCAGGTGAGCGACCCTGAGAGTGCGGCAGTGGTCGTCTCGGGGATTCTTCGTGGCGTCTTAATTCAAGTTCTCCTGGATCCCGAGCATGTCGATCGCGAAACGGCAATCAAGGCGTCGATCGAATTGACTCGTGCAGCACTGGTGAACAGCTGA
- a CDS encoding crotonase/enoyl-CoA hydratase family protein translates to MAPEAGPLVLSEQIDHHITVITINRPERRNSFDGATAKAMEEAMDAFESDSDSRVAIIRGAGSSFSAGQDLKAAALGDFGTTERRGAFGVMGQRPSKPLIAAVEGHALAGGFELCLACDLIVASNDATMGIPEAAKALVAVGGGLFRLPKRMPYHLAMELALTGEPRSASYFAQWGLVNYVVETDSVFPTAVELARKIVASGPLAVKASTEIVRRAYDWTEETAWTRQHDYAGPAIKSEDTQEGIRAFLEKRDPVWKGR, encoded by the coding sequence ATGGCACCCGAAGCTGGTCCTCTCGTTCTCAGCGAACAAATCGACCACCACATCACCGTCATCACTATCAATCGACCCGAACGACGAAACTCGTTCGACGGCGCTACAGCGAAAGCCATGGAAGAAGCCATGGACGCCTTCGAGTCGGATAGCGATTCCCGCGTTGCCATCATCAGAGGCGCCGGCTCTTCTTTCTCCGCGGGGCAGGACCTCAAAGCCGCAGCCCTAGGAGACTTCGGCACAACAGAGCGTCGCGGCGCATTCGGAGTAATGGGGCAACGCCCCTCAAAGCCACTGATCGCAGCAGTCGAAGGGCACGCCCTCGCAGGAGGATTCGAGTTGTGTTTGGCCTGCGATCTGATCGTCGCGTCCAATGACGCGACGATGGGAATCCCCGAAGCAGCAAAGGCGCTCGTAGCGGTGGGTGGAGGCCTCTTTCGCCTCCCCAAGCGCATGCCTTACCACCTCGCCATGGAACTGGCTCTGACCGGCGAACCCCGATCTGCCTCCTACTTCGCACAGTGGGGCTTGGTCAACTACGTCGTCGAAACCGACTCTGTCTTCCCAACTGCGGTCGAACTCGCCCGCAAAATCGTCGCATCCGGTCCCCTCGCGGTCAAAGCCAGCACCGAAATCGTGCGACGCGCATACGACTGGACCGAAGAGACTGCATGGACGCGACAGCACGACTATGCCGGCCCTGCAATCAAGTCCGAAGACACGCAAGAAGGCATCCGAGCCTTCCTCGAAAAGCGTGACCCCGTCTGGAAAGGACGCTGA
- a CDS encoding SDR family NAD(P)-dependent oxidoreductase — protein MNFTPTLTSELLRGKVALVTGGAQGIGRATAETLAANGASVCIADVDPARAEAAKAEIGGDTSIFAGDLVDPAVPDALIEHVIRTHGQLDIIVNGAGYSWDAPVHRMSDDQFQAMLDIHLLAPFRILRAAAPHFRDSAANGSGRTHARKVVNVASLSASWGNHGAANYAAAKAGLVGLTRTLASEWGRFNVTVNAVSFGIIQTRLGAPLSSNETIKTGGREIPLGIPDKTLTALGLDTNSPDIFAAQPLQRATLGRTGTIQEAADAIFWLASPLSDYVTGQVIAVSGGSRGGFD, from the coding sequence ATGAACTTCACTCCCACACTCACCTCCGAACTATTGCGGGGCAAAGTGGCTCTGGTTACCGGCGGTGCGCAGGGAATTGGACGCGCGACCGCGGAGACTTTGGCCGCGAATGGTGCTTCTGTATGCATCGCCGATGTCGATCCGGCAAGAGCAGAGGCCGCGAAAGCCGAAATCGGCGGCGACACTTCGATCTTCGCCGGTGACCTGGTGGACCCCGCGGTTCCGGATGCGCTGATCGAGCACGTAATTCGTACGCACGGTCAACTCGATATCATCGTCAATGGCGCTGGCTACTCCTGGGACGCTCCGGTTCACCGGATGTCCGACGACCAGTTCCAAGCGATGCTCGACATCCATTTGCTCGCACCTTTTCGAATTCTGCGGGCCGCAGCACCCCACTTTCGCGACTCCGCAGCCAACGGCAGCGGCCGCACCCACGCTCGCAAGGTCGTCAATGTCGCCTCGCTCTCCGCGTCCTGGGGCAACCACGGTGCAGCGAACTATGCCGCGGCCAAAGCTGGCTTGGTCGGACTGACCCGGACACTCGCCTCCGAATGGGGTCGATTCAACGTCACCGTGAATGCAGTCTCCTTCGGAATCATCCAGACCCGCCTCGGCGCTCCCCTGTCCTCCAACGAGACGATCAAGACCGGTGGCCGCGAGATCCCACTCGGAATTCCCGACAAAACTTTGACCGCGCTCGGACTCGACACGAATTCCCCGGATATCTTTGCCGCGCAACCACTACAAAGGGCGACCCTCGGGCGCACGGGCACTATCCAGGAAGCTGCTGATGCCATCTTCTGGCTGGCATCACCCCTTTCCGACTACGTCACCGGACAGGTAATTGCGGTAAGCGGCGGATCCCGCGGGGGCTTCGACTGA
- a CDS encoding class I adenylate-forming enzyme family protein encodes MITSQRSGISFAPENTGTICAIEDDRALTWSELDDLSNRFGSSLERFGIRPGDVVAIRLHTRIEWLIVNLGIAKVGAIAVAVNFKLAPPESTYILKDCKVRAAIVDDADPTPLVEAWSELDLAAIITLDQRVAGAHLFEDLLTEGKPEARQADDFAPIIIYSSGTTGAPKGAPLGEWQSTPDSDVRRDYSLSVNFDGAVAGSGSSMLINLPMHHGAGPGYTRSTLLAGGMVIFQRRFDPEDVLRLIELHQVTHWIAVPTMLQRVLSLPEETRSHYDTSSMKFILGGAAPFAPHLKEQITDLFGEVLHEIYGCTEAGMMSGATPNDLRERPTTSGRAFRHVDLKIVDEVGTELPAGSTGEIVARTPVVIRGYIGRGPLESGKVLPGGFYRTGDVGHLDEDGYLYIYDRITDMVIAGGANIYPAEIEAVLDTHQDVELSAVVGVPHDELGEQPVAAIQLRPGASLTADELLSYCNGRLAKYKWPREFHFVDQIPVSPMGKLLKRELRKDLL; translated from the coding sequence ATGATTACCAGTCAACGCAGTGGCATCTCGTTTGCGCCAGAGAACACCGGCACCATCTGTGCCATTGAAGACGACCGTGCACTGACATGGTCTGAACTAGATGACCTGTCGAATCGATTCGGCTCATCGCTCGAGCGTTTCGGGATTCGCCCCGGTGACGTCGTGGCTATCCGGCTTCACACTCGAATCGAATGGCTCATCGTCAATCTTGGCATCGCCAAGGTCGGCGCCATTGCAGTCGCGGTCAACTTCAAGCTTGCCCCTCCAGAGTCGACGTACATTCTCAAAGACTGCAAGGTCCGCGCCGCTATTGTCGACGATGCCGATCCCACGCCTCTAGTGGAGGCCTGGTCCGAACTGGATTTGGCCGCAATCATTACTCTCGACCAGCGAGTGGCCGGAGCGCACCTCTTCGAAGACCTTCTTACGGAGGGAAAGCCCGAAGCACGCCAAGCCGATGATTTCGCGCCGATCATCATCTATTCCTCGGGTACCACTGGTGCTCCCAAGGGCGCACCACTGGGCGAGTGGCAGTCCACACCTGATTCGGACGTTCGGCGAGACTACTCGCTGTCGGTGAACTTCGATGGCGCCGTCGCTGGATCCGGTTCGTCGATGTTGATCAACCTTCCGATGCATCACGGCGCGGGACCCGGGTATACACGGTCGACCTTGCTGGCTGGCGGGATGGTGATCTTTCAACGCCGATTCGATCCCGAAGACGTGCTGCGACTCATCGAGCTACATCAGGTCACCCACTGGATCGCCGTGCCAACGATGCTGCAGCGAGTACTGAGCCTTCCGGAGGAGACACGTTCCCACTACGACACATCCAGTATGAAGTTCATTCTGGGAGGGGCTGCACCGTTCGCCCCTCATCTGAAAGAACAGATCACGGACCTTTTCGGCGAAGTGCTCCATGAGATCTACGGTTGCACTGAAGCCGGGATGATGAGCGGGGCAACACCGAACGATCTGCGTGAGAGGCCCACTACCAGCGGCCGCGCGTTCCGTCATGTAGATCTAAAGATTGTCGACGAAGTTGGAACGGAACTGCCCGCGGGCTCGACGGGTGAGATTGTCGCACGGACTCCAGTAGTGATCCGTGGATACATCGGCAGAGGCCCGTTGGAGTCGGGCAAGGTCCTTCCCGGAGGGTTCTACCGAACGGGCGATGTCGGTCACCTCGATGAGGACGGCTACTTGTACATCTACGATCGGATCACCGACATGGTGATCGCGGGTGGCGCCAATATCTACCCCGCCGAGATCGAAGCAGTACTCGACACTCACCAGGATGTTGAACTCTCTGCCGTCGTTGGAGTTCCTCATGACGAGTTGGGCGAGCAGCCGGTGGCCGCGATTCAGCTCAGACCGGGCGCGTCACTGACGGCGGACGAACTGCTGAGCTATTGCAACGGTCGGCTGGCGAAATACAAGTGGCCACGCGAGTTTCACTTCGTGGATCAAATTCCGGTCAGTCCAATGGGAAAACTCCTCAAGCGTGAACTTCGAAAGGATCTACTGTGA